The following are encoded together in the Labeo rohita strain BAU-BD-2019 chromosome 17, IGBB_LRoh.1.0, whole genome shotgun sequence genome:
- the slc16a12a gene encoding monocarboxylate transporter 12-B, with the protein MREKQQVNTSQTEPERAKPAKTGSKRKQEAEKSEGVRERMKRGSILSSKSLEMSEKKTHPVAAPDGGWGWMIVAGCFLTTVCTRAVTRCVSIFFVEFQSYFSRDYSATAWIHSLLDCTTMLCAPLGSYIGNRLSSRIAIMIGGLLSSAGLLLSSLATSVEFLYLTLGVLTGVGFALSYTPAIAMVGSYFSEKKALAYGIAMSGSGIGTFILAPAVQLLIEFFSWRGALLILGGLVSHLCVCGALMRPLEGQRGRQKEMDLEGGKKVDFLNVKLADAVYNIEVSAQEQKSVEVKHMDKRENNEHAENTQSDGKQRMEAGESKPSDAKQTHSDVEINLRQDLAEDSVTVSRNTDEWDKESKPKCSETDMSLDCLPTNQESTAIPESKSEANTNHNTLAQSKVANTKLLKESRDNVWSIIRKTVLREYSFLLIPDFLLLLVSFLFLAYGCSVPFVYLVPYSLSAGVSPQQAALLMSILGVSGIVGTITFGWIADRKCLRPYRVVSYMLAVGSEGLSCLFLPLLNGFSLLVPFSLIYGYFDGAYVALIPVVTSDTVSSTHLTSALGVVYFLHAIPYLISPPIGGWLVDQTGSYTATFFLSGVALICSAVILAAVRVIIRCTRGSSCLN; encoded by the exons AAAAGGAAACAAGAGGCTGAAAAGAGTGAGGGAGTGAGGGAGAGGATGAAGAGAGGAAGCATCTTGTCCAGCAAAAGTTTAGAgatgagtgaaaaaaaaacacatccagTGGCCGCACCGGATGGTGGATGGGGCTGGATGATCGTGGCCGGATGTTTCCTAACCACTGTTTGCACACGTGCAGTCACTAG GTGCGTTTCCATCTTTTTTGTGGAATTCCAGTCATACTTTTCCAGAGATTATTCTGCAACTGCATGGATACACTCTCTGCTGGACTGCACTACAATGTTGTGTG CTCCATTGGGTAGTTATATCGGGAATCGCCTCTCTTCTCGTATAGCTATCATGATAGGTGGGCTTCTGTCCTCTGCTGGTCTGCTGCTCAGCTCACTGGCCACCAGCGTGGAGTTCCTGTATCTCACACTGGGTGTTCTTACAG GTGTGGGATTTGCTCTCAGCTACACCCCTGCAATTGCCATGGTGGGTTCTTACTTCAGCGAGAAAAAAGCACTGGCTTACGGGATCGCCATGTCAGGCAGTGGCATCGGAACCTTCATACTAGCACCCGCTGTCCAACTCCTCATTGAGTTCTTCTCCTGGAGGGGCGCGCTGCTCATTCTGGGGGGTTTGGTGTCCCACCTGTGTGTCTGTGGAGCCCTTATGAGGCCTTTGGAAGGCCAAAGAGGCAGGCAGAAAGAGATGGATTTGGAGGGTGGCAAAAAGGTTGATTTCCTAAATGTGAAACTTGCTGATGCAGTGTATAATATCGAGGTGAGTGCACAGGAACAGAAATCAGTGGAGGTAAAACATATGGATAAAAGAGAGAATAATGAACATGCTGAGAATACGCAGAGCGATGGAAAACAACGGATGGAGGCAGGTGAGTCAAAGCCCTCTGATGCAAAGCAAACACACTCCGATGTGGAAATAAACCTTAGACAGGATCTAGCAGAAGACTCAGTGACTGTGAGCAGAAACACAGATGAATGGGACAAAGAATCAAAACCAAAGTGCTCAGAGACAGATATGTCTTTGGACTGTTTGCCCACCAACCAGGAGAGCACAGCTATCCCAGAATCAAAATCAGAAGCAAACACAAACCACAATACTTTGGCACAGTCAAAAGTGGCaaacacaaaattactgaaGGAGTCCCGAGACAATGTATGGTCTATCATAAGGAAAACAGTATTGAGAGAATATTCATTCCTGTTGATACCAGACTTCTTGTTGCTGTTGGTGTCCTTCCTGTTCCTTGCATATGGCTGCAGTGTGCCATTTGTGTATCTTGTGCCATATTCCCTGAGTGCAGGCGTCAGCCCTCAACAGGCAGCATTACTCATGTCCATACTTGGAGTGTCAGGGATTGTCGGTACTATCACTTTTGGATGGATTGCAGATAGAAa GTGTTTGAGGCCATATAGAGTGGTGAGTTACATGCTGGCTGTGGGGTCAGAAGGTCTGAGTTGTCTCTTTCTGCCTCTGCTGAATGGTTTTTCCCTGCTCGTCCCATTTTCTCTCATCTACGGCTACTTTGATGGAGCCTACGTGGCACTTATTCCTGTGGTGACCTCTGACACTGTCAGCTCCACCCACTTGACCTCAGCTCTGGGAGTTGTTTACTTTCTTCATGCCATCCCCTACCTCATCAGCCCACCTATTGGAG GTTGGCTAGTGGATCAGACAGGCTCCTACACGGCTACTTTCTTCCTCAGTGGAGTCGCTCTGATCTGCAGTGCTGTGATTCTGGCTGCTGTGAGAGTTATCATCCGCTGCACTAGAGGGAGCTCTTGCTTAAACTGA
- the LOC127179728 gene encoding interferon-induced protein with tetratricopeptide repeats 1-like, with amino-acid sequence MDCPLKSLLEKLECHFTWDLGCNKNELQDLQKNMEDKVEKGCTWLVNHYNLLGYIQQALGFNSEALTYLQKAESEMQKQGTEEAGVRLQVNKANLAWVYFLMGEMDKSKGYLEEVEGLQQMHPAPPGCTLHPEVSGEKGWTLVKFDKSKKCKAIDCFKMALEAEPERNEWHKGLAVAMSKAYVNNKCPSELKADILMQVTTAHEKEPNSLFLHALYLLKQSEVQPGDSEREMQGLLDKTLESGDLEGLSNILKYFGNISKDRAIKEAERVQEKFPESTLALKHLANCYKWKVWEEKIYRQETDPLARKSIGLFEKVVRHYSDSLREKVALASMHYYAGNTERADEIYQQLLSEKDLSPYRQQYIYHSYAWHLYTTNRNQESISFHKKVAEIQNISYEKQKSIRILQKIVENGRDPQCEEIKHFLKRI; translated from the exons ATGGa TTGTCCTCTAAAATCCCTCCTTGAGAAGCTGGAATGCCACTTCACCTGGGATCTGGGGTGCAATAAAAACGAGCTCCAAGATTTACAGAAGAACATGGAAGACAAAGTAGAGAAGGGATGCACCTGGCTGGTTAATCATTACAACCTGCTGGGCTACATCCAACAGGCTCTTGGCTTCAACTCAGAGGCATTGACGTACCTGCAGAAAGCAGAAAGTGAGATGCAGAAGCAGGGAACAGAAGAAGCTGGAGTCCGGCTGCAGGTTAACAAAGCTAACCTGGCTTGGGTCTACTTCCTTATGGGAGAGATGGATAAGAGCAAAGGATACCTAGAAGAGGTGGAGGGGCTTCAGCAAATGCATCCTGCTCCACCAGGATGCACTTTACATCCTGAGGTCAGTGGAGAAAAGGGCTGGACACTGGTGAAGTTTGACAAGTCCAAGAAGTGCAAAGCGATTGATTGTTTTAAGATGGCTTTAGAAGCAGAACCAGAAAGGAACGAATGGCACAAAGGTCTTGCCGTAGCCATGAGCAAagcatatgtaaataataaatgcccTTCAGAGCTTAAGGCAGACATTCTAATGCAGGTAACAACTGCACATGAGAAGGAACCAAACAGTTTGTTCCTTCATGCTCTTTATTTACTAAAACAGTCTGAAGTGCAACCAGGAGACAGTGAGAGAGAGATGCAAGGTTTACTAGACAAAACTCTTGAAAGTGGAGACCTGGAGGGTTTGAGTAATATTCTCAAGTATTTTGGAAACATTTCTAAAGATAGAGCTATTAAAGAAGCAGAGAGGGTTCAAGAAAAGTTCCCCGAATCAACCTTAGCATTGAAACACCTGGCAAATTGTTACAAATGGAAGGTTTGGGAGGAGAAGATATACAGACAAGAAACGGACCCCTTGGCTAGGAAATCCATTGGACTCTTTGAGAAGGTTGTTAGACATTATTCTGACTCACTCAGAGAAAAGGTAGCCCTAGCATCAATGCACTATTATGCAGGCAACACTGAGAGAGCAGATGAGATTTACCAGCAGCTCCTGTCAGAGAAAGATCTTTCTCCCTATAGACAACAGTATATTTACCACAGCTACGCCTGGCATCTATATACCACTAACCGAAATCAAGAATCAATCAGCTTTCACAAGAAAGTAGCAGAAATCCAAAATATCTCATACGAAAAACAGAAGAGCATAAGGATTCTTCAGAAAATTGTGGAGAATGGCAGAGACCCTCAGTGTGAGGAAATTAAGCATTTTCTGAAGAGAATCTGA
- the LOC127179723 gene encoding interferon-induced protein with tetratricopeptide repeats 1-like, whose translation MSLIIINTAGSLSDSRTEQVRTSRGNISQTGQLTIIMDLRQHLQKLECHFTWDLGQYPNELKALRRTIQDILEQECTWLVHHYNLLGYIEQALGSNSEALKYLRDAESVMQEHGTDETGVRLQVNKANLAWVYFHMGEMDKSKGYLEEVESLQRMHPAPPGCALHPEVSGEKGWTLVKFNMPKKCQAINNFKMALKAEPENKEWHKCLAIAMNEAYPSHNCPPEHKDEILKQVKTAHEKEPNDLLFNALYLEKLSEVQSANTESEMQGLLEKTLETGNLECLGTILRYYRTISEDTAIQAAERAREKFPTSNRVLKFLASCYKWKVYKLSEDSRETRTLARKSIKLFEEVLRHYPDSLRDRVALASLHYYAHNSKRTDEIYQQILSEKDDLPPHSQQYIYYCYASHLYKRRQLKDSINFHMKAAAILEESDDRQKSISILHNIGKNDKNPRCVEIQNFLKEIKIYV comes from the exons ATGAGCTTGATCATCATAAATACAGCAGGATCTCTCAGTGACTCACGTACAGAACAAGTCAGGACTTCTAGAGGAAACATCTCTCAAACCGGACAACTGACCATTATTATGGA CCTGAGACAACACCTTCAGAAGCTGGAGTGCCACTTCACCTGGGATCTGGGGCAATATCCAAATGAGCTCAAGGCGTTGAGGAGGACAATACAAGACATCTTAGAGCAGGAATGCACTTGGCTGGTTCACCATTACAACCTGCTGGGCTACATCGAACAGGCTCTTGGCTCCAACTCAGAGGCGCTGAAGTACCTGCGTGATGCAGAAAGTGTGATGCAGGAGCATGGAACAGACGAAACTGGTGTTCGGCTGCAGGTCAACAAAGCTAACCTGGCTTGGGTCTACTTCCATATGGGAGAGATGGATAAGAGCAAAGGATACCTAGAAGAGGTAGAGAGCCTTCAGCGAATGCATCCTGCTCCACCTGGATGTGCTTTACATCCTGAAGTGAGTGGAGAAAAGGGTTGGACGCTGGTGAAGTTCAACATGCCCAAGAAGTGCCAGGCgattaataattttaagatgGCTTTAAAGGCAGAACCAGAAAATAAGGAATGGCACAAATGTCTTGCCATAGCCATGAACGAAGCATATCCAAGTCATAACTGCCCTCCAGAGCATAAGGATGAAATTCTAAAGCAGGTGAAAACTGCACATGAGAAGGAACCAAATGATTTGCTCTTTAATGCTCTTTATTTAGAAAAACTGTCTGAGGTGCAATCAGCAAACACTGAGAGCGAAATGCAAGGTTTACTAGAGAAAACTCTTGAAACTGGAAACCTGGAGTGTTTGGGTACTATTCTCAGGTATTATAGAACCATTTCTGAAGACACAGCTATTCAAGCAGCAGAGAGAGCTCGAGAAAAGTTCCCCACCTCAAACAGAGTGTTGAAATTTCTGGCAAGTTGCTACAAATGGAAGGTTTACAAGCTGAGTGAAGACAGTAGGGAAACAAGGACATTGGCTAGGAAATCCATCAAGCTCTTTGAGGAGGTTCTCAGACATTATCCTGACTCGCTTAGAGATAGGGTAGCCCTTGCATCACTGCACTACTATGCACACAACAGTAAGAGAACAGATGAGATTTACCAACAGATCCTGTCAGAGAAAGATGATCTCCCTCCCCACAGCCAACAGTATATTTACTATTGCTATGCCAGCCATCTATATAAGCGAAGACAACTTAAAGATTCAATTAACTTTCACATGAAAGCAGCAGCAATCCTAGAAGAATCAGATGACAGACAGAAGAGCATAAGTATTCTTCACAATATTGGGAAGAATGACAAAAACCCTCGCTGTGTGGAAATTCAGAACTTTCTGAAGGAAATtaaaatttatgtttaa